From Neobacillus sp. PS2-9, the proteins below share one genomic window:
- a CDS encoding FtsW/RodA/SpoVE family cell cycle protein: MVKKILKSYDYTLIIAIILLCAFGLVMIYSASMAYAVQRYQVSSDFFYQRQKIFLLGFAAIFLVTAIVPYKMMKFTKWFQLPMVLGSIISLLGLFAFGEVKNNAQSWYAIGTFLFQPSEFVKLAVIIYLAAVYAKKQAYINQFNKGVLPPLGYLFIVCVLIGVQPDFGTAAIIAAISATIILASGMSPKTILKLLLMVLILLLPVILVSWGKVFSNEQMSRLEVLDNPFAKEYVKDAGFHLANSYIAIGSGGVNGLGLGKSIQKLGYLPESHTDFIMAVIAEELGVWGVGFVIFLLGYVVLRGIYIGLQCKDPFGSLLAIGISSMIGIQSFINLAGVSGLIPLTGVPLPYISYGGSSLLMLAAATGILVNVSMFVKFEKKYKNKQTIEKKQGSQDGKVFYMQ, encoded by the coding sequence ATGGTAAAAAAAATACTGAAATCCTATGATTACACCTTAATCATTGCCATCATTCTTTTGTGTGCATTTGGACTTGTGATGATCTACAGTGCAAGTATGGCTTACGCAGTTCAACGATATCAAGTTAGCAGTGATTTTTTCTACCAAAGACAAAAAATATTTTTGTTAGGGTTTGCTGCCATCTTTTTGGTTACAGCCATTGTTCCTTATAAAATGATGAAATTCACAAAATGGTTTCAGCTTCCGATGGTGCTTGGGTCTATTATCTCGCTTCTTGGGTTATTTGCTTTCGGAGAGGTAAAGAACAATGCCCAAAGTTGGTATGCAATAGGAACTTTTCTTTTCCAGCCTTCAGAATTTGTAAAGTTGGCCGTTATCATTTATTTGGCTGCTGTTTATGCCAAAAAACAGGCATATATTAATCAATTTAATAAGGGGGTTCTTCCTCCACTGGGTTATCTTTTCATAGTATGTGTATTAATTGGAGTTCAACCTGATTTTGGTACGGCTGCCATTATTGCAGCCATTTCTGCGACCATCATTCTAGCATCTGGAATGAGCCCAAAGACAATATTGAAATTACTTCTTATGGTTCTCATTCTTCTTCTACCGGTTATACTTGTTTCCTGGGGGAAAGTTTTTTCAAATGAACAAATGAGTCGATTAGAAGTTCTGGATAACCCATTTGCAAAGGAATATGTTAAGGATGCGGGATTCCATCTAGCGAATTCTTATATTGCAATTGGATCAGGTGGCGTTAATGGATTAGGCCTGGGTAAAAGTATCCAAAAGCTTGGTTACCTCCCAGAATCACATACTGACTTTATCATGGCAGTTATTGCAGAAGAATTAGGGGTTTGGGGAGTAGGCTTTGTTATTTTCTTATTAGGATATGTTGTATTAAGGGGAATTTATATTGGCTTACAATGTAAAGATCCTTTTGGGAGCCTACTCGCCATTGGAATTTCGAGTATGATTGGAATTCAATCCTTTATTAATCTCGCTGGTGTATCCGGATTAATACCGCTTACAGGAGTTCCATTACCGTACATCAGTTATGGAGGATCTTCCCTTTTGATGCTTGCGGCAGCAACTGGAATCCTAGTGAATGTCTCCATGTTTGTTAAATTTGAGAAAAAATACAAAAATAAGCAAACGATAGAAAAGAAACAGGGCAGTCAGGACGGAAAAGTATTCTATATGCAATAA
- a CDS encoding YlaH-like family protein, with protein MEDLKSFSPSLRFFIELTNDVETGVLLQYVFIVILSVIVYRLGFAKKLPLLKNIVIYISLCVGCVFMLFFSYALPIAEGLGAAALLLIIYKIRLHQSKKHQAEAK; from the coding sequence GTGGAAGATTTAAAATCCTTTTCCCCAAGTCTTAGATTTTTTATTGAGCTAACGAACGATGTAGAAACAGGAGTGTTACTACAATATGTATTTATTGTCATCCTGTCTGTAATTGTCTATCGGTTAGGCTTTGCAAAAAAACTGCCTCTTTTGAAAAACATAGTAATTTATATTAGCCTCTGTGTTGGATGTGTGTTTATGTTGTTTTTTTCATATGCCCTACCAATAGCAGAAGGTTTAGGTGCAGCTGCATTGTTGTTAATTATTTATAAAATCCGCCTGCACCAATCAAAAAAGCATCAGGCTGAAGCGAAATAA
- a CDS encoding PhoH family protein — MSKIYVLDTNVLLQDPYSIFSFEDNEVVIPAVVLEEVDSKKRYMDEIGRNARHVSRLIDGLRASGKLHEKIPLENGGTIRIELNHRTFHELQDIFIEKTNDNRILAVAKNLFLEEQTKEDGKPVIIVSKDALVRVKADAIGLVAEDFLNDRVVEIDHIYTGFFELFLPIELLGRFYEKGELNLSELANHPFYPNQFLVMKDALGSSASAIGMVDKTGQKVKKLTLNQEHVWGIHSRNVQQTMAIELLLRKDIPLVTLTGKAGTGKTLLALASGLMQTEDFREYKKLLVARPIVPVGKDLGFLPGEKQEKLRPWMQPIYDNLEYLFNTKKPGELDAILAGMGSIEVEALTYIRGRSLPKQFIIIDEAQNLTKHEVKTILTRVGEGSKIVLMGDPEQIDHPYLDAYNNGLTYVVERFKDQVISGHVKLLKGERSGLARLAADLL; from the coding sequence TTGAGTAAAATATACGTGTTAGATACAAATGTCTTGCTACAAGACCCGTATTCCATTTTTTCCTTTGAAGATAATGAAGTTGTTATTCCCGCAGTCGTTCTTGAAGAAGTGGACTCAAAGAAAAGGTACATGGATGAAATTGGTAGAAACGCAAGACATGTATCTAGATTAATTGATGGCCTAAGAGCCTCAGGAAAGCTGCATGAAAAAATTCCGCTTGAAAACGGAGGAACAATTAGAATTGAATTAAATCACCGAACGTTTCATGAACTTCAAGATATTTTTATTGAAAAGACCAATGATAATCGAATACTAGCGGTTGCAAAGAACTTATTCCTTGAGGAACAAACAAAGGAAGATGGCAAACCGGTTATTATTGTGAGTAAGGATGCCCTAGTGCGGGTAAAAGCTGATGCAATCGGCTTAGTTGCCGAAGATTTTTTAAACGACCGCGTTGTAGAAATTGATCATATATATACCGGATTTTTTGAACTATTTCTACCAATTGAATTATTGGGCAGATTCTATGAGAAAGGCGAATTAAACCTTTCTGAATTAGCAAACCACCCTTTTTATCCTAACCAGTTCCTTGTTATGAAAGATGCTTTAGGAAGTTCTGCCTCTGCCATTGGGATGGTTGACAAAACTGGACAAAAGGTAAAAAAATTAACTTTAAATCAGGAGCATGTTTGGGGTATTCACTCACGAAATGTACAGCAGACAATGGCCATCGAATTATTATTGCGCAAGGATATTCCGCTAGTTACATTAACTGGAAAGGCAGGTACAGGTAAAACATTATTAGCTCTTGCATCAGGTTTAATGCAGACAGAAGATTTTAGAGAGTATAAAAAGTTATTAGTGGCACGTCCGATTGTACCCGTGGGTAAGGACTTAGGGTTCTTACCGGGGGAAAAACAGGAAAAGCTAAGACCGTGGATGCAGCCAATCTATGATAATCTGGAGTATCTCTTTAACACGAAAAAGCCGGGTGAACTCGATGCTATATTGGCAGGAATGGGGTCGATTGAGGTAGAGGCCCTAACTTACATTCGTGGTAGAAGTTTGCCAAAGCAATTTATCATAATTGACGAAGCACAAAACTTAACAAAGCATGAGGTGAAAACGATCCTAACACGGGTAGGGGAGGGCAGTAAGATTGTGTTAATGGGAGACCCGGAACAAATTGACCATCCATATTTAGATGCCTATAACAATGGGTTAACCTATGTGGTTGAAAGATTTAAAGATCAAGTTATTTCAGGGCATGTAAAATTACTAAAAGGAGAACGGTCAGGATTGGCTCGACTTGCAGCTGATTTATTATAA
- a CDS encoding peptidyl-prolyl cis-trans isomerase yields MDNIIMITGKVKYTITLEPGVWIFDDRRIDLTTYFLTNNKNSDSLEEYTKAVSKHWDREIMEGAIYPPTLKSEKKFEKEKVLTGTFGIPLKPFLLNAEPNSDAQTLVIHSKDEKYEFSLDDAYDLIVGFSKEGKPLSSDGPIHIYLNDGSNQDNPIKHVTGFTIK; encoded by the coding sequence ATGGATAATATCATAATGATTACGGGTAAAGTGAAATATACAATTACACTTGAACCAGGTGTATGGATTTTTGATGACAGACGTATTGATTTAACCACTTACTTTTTAACAAACAACAAGAATTCTGATTCATTAGAAGAGTACACGAAGGCAGTTTCAAAGCATTGGGATCGTGAAATTATGGAAGGGGCTATTTACCCACCCACACTAAAATCGGAGAAAAAATTTGAAAAAGAAAAAGTACTAACAGGTACCTTCGGCATTCCTTTAAAGCCCTTCTTATTAAATGCTGAGCCTAATAGTGACGCACAAACCCTTGTCATTCATAGTAAGGATGAAAAATACGAATTTTCTCTTGATGATGCTTATGATTTAATAGTGGGATTCTCAAAAGAAGGAAAACCATTATCATCTGACGGACCTATTCATATTTATTTAAACGATGGCTCTAACCAAGATAATCCTATTAAACATGTAACTGGCTTTACAATAAAATAA
- a CDS encoding UPF0223 family protein yields MEYQYPIDYSWSTDEIVDVIKFFEAIEKAYEKGIERDELMKVYRRFKEIVPSIAEEKTVCGEFEEISGYSSYRTIKKAKEASSGDRIKM; encoded by the coding sequence ATGGAGTACCAATACCCAATTGATTACAGCTGGTCCACCGATGAGATTGTTGATGTGATTAAATTCTTTGAGGCCATCGAAAAAGCATATGAAAAAGGAATTGAACGCGATGAATTAATGAAGGTCTATCGTCGTTTTAAGGAAATAGTTCCTAGCATTGCTGAAGAAAAGACTGTTTGTGGAGAGTTTGAAGAGATAAGTGGATATTCTTCGTATCGAACAATAAAAAAAGCCAAAGAAGCCTCATCAGGTGACAGAATTAAAATGTAA
- a CDS encoding YhcN/YlaJ family sporulation lipoprotein yields MKNIGMIIVIGLLLAGCNTDNNKETAKNANQSLVKVKNSYIENVDRKTGQQISKRLVKLATSIPNVNDATAVVIGNYAIVGIDVNAKIDRSQVGSIKYSVAESLRKDPYGAKAVVVADADTTARLKEIQGDINKGRPVQGIMEELADVAGRLMPEIPGDLITPSPKNSTEKPKHKLPEKKEKQLRKEQNDQSNHYKE; encoded by the coding sequence ATGAAGAATATTGGAATGATAATTGTAATAGGTTTGCTTTTAGCGGGATGCAACACTGATAACAATAAAGAAACAGCAAAAAATGCTAATCAGTCCTTAGTAAAGGTAAAGAACAGTTATATTGAAAATGTTGATCGAAAAACTGGACAGCAAATTTCAAAGCGTTTAGTTAAATTAGCAACAAGTATTCCAAATGTAAATGATGCAACAGCAGTCGTGATAGGAAATTATGCGATTGTAGGCATTGATGTGAATGCTAAAATTGATCGTTCTCAGGTTGGTTCAATTAAATATTCTGTAGCTGAAAGTCTGCGAAAAGACCCTTACGGCGCCAAGGCTGTTGTTGTAGCCGATGCTGACACAACTGCTCGATTAAAGGAGATACAAGGTGATATTAATAAGGGAAGACCGGTTCAGGGAATAATGGAAGAACTGGCAGATGTAGCTGGTAGGTTAATGCCAGAAATTCCTGGAGACTTAATCACACCAAGCCCTAAGAATTCCACAGAAAAGCCAAAACATAAACTTCCAGAGAAGAAGGAAAAACAATTGAGAAAAGAACAAAATGATCAATCTAATCACTATAAAGAATAA
- a CDS encoding inositol monophosphatase family protein, which translates to MNWEEVYTHAKQWVKEAGETIRLSFDKTLNIQTKTNRNDLVTNMDKEIEQFFIKKIRDVYPGHHIMGEEGFGDEFTTLEGVVWLIDPIDGTMNFIHQQRNFAISLGVYEDGIGKVGLIYDVVHDELYHAKRGGGAFLNDKPIPPLKEAKVEDSIIALNATWVMENHRIDHHLMIPLVKAARGTRSYGTAALEMVFVATGRVDAYLSMRLSPWDVAAGAVIIEELGGIVTNLRGEKLDFISQDSLFTAKPGLHQTILKEYLKNGKW; encoded by the coding sequence ATGAATTGGGAAGAAGTTTATACTCATGCCAAGCAATGGGTCAAGGAAGCCGGAGAGACTATTCGATTATCCTTTGATAAGACATTGAATATCCAGACGAAAACAAACCGTAATGATCTCGTAACGAATATGGATAAAGAAATAGAACAGTTTTTTATAAAGAAAATTAGGGATGTTTATCCCGGTCATCATATTATGGGGGAAGAAGGATTTGGTGACGAATTTACTACCCTTGAGGGGGTTGTCTGGCTGATTGATCCGATAGATGGAACAATGAATTTTATCCATCAACAAAGAAATTTTGCCATTTCTCTTGGCGTGTACGAAGACGGAATAGGCAAAGTAGGACTTATTTATGATGTAGTTCATGATGAGTTATATCATGCCAAACGTGGGGGTGGCGCATTTTTAAATGATAAGCCTATCCCACCCTTAAAAGAAGCAAAAGTTGAGGATTCCATCATTGCGCTTAATGCTACCTGGGTGATGGAGAATCATCGCATTGATCATCATTTAATGATACCTCTAGTTAAAGCTGCAAGGGGGACTCGTTCATATGGAACGGCCGCACTTGAAATGGTGTTTGTGGCAACAGGCCGTGTTGATGCGTACTTGTCGATGAGGTTATCTCCATGGGATGTTGCTGCAGGGGCAGTCATTATTGAAGAACTTGGTGGAATAGTTACGAATTTAAGAGGAGAAAAGCTGGATTTCATTTCCCAGGACTCTCTGTTCACCGCTAAACCAGGTTTACATCAAACCATTTTGAAAGAATATCTAAAAAATGGTAAATGGTAA
- a CDS encoding DUF1054 domain-containing protein — protein sequence MDFKGFTHEDFDVFLIDGLEARMEALKSTIRPKLEELGQYFAPTLSTLTGDEMFVHVAKHARRTINPPKDTWVAFANNSRGYKMLPHFQIGLWNTHLFIWFAVIYEAPLKTTIAERFLKKANTIYKEVPSGFAWSVDHMKPETVKQDELSKKDLMAIFERLKSVKKAELLCGLTLDKEKAIELGSEGLIQQIEHVFQTVAPLYKLAQNIK from the coding sequence ATGGATTTCAAGGGTTTTACACATGAGGATTTTGATGTTTTTTTAATAGATGGCTTAGAGGCAAGAATGGAAGCATTAAAAAGTACTATTCGTCCAAAACTTGAAGAGCTCGGTCAATATTTTGCACCTACCTTATCTACACTTACTGGTGATGAAATGTTTGTTCATGTAGCTAAACATGCTAGAAGAACAATCAATCCACCAAAGGATACATGGGTAGCATTTGCTAATAATTCTAGAGGCTATAAAATGCTACCTCACTTTCAAATTGGGTTGTGGAATACCCATTTATTCATTTGGTTTGCTGTAATATATGAAGCACCATTAAAAACTACAATTGCTGAGAGATTTTTAAAAAAAGCAAACACAATATATAAGGAAGTTCCCTCTGGATTTGCATGGTCAGTCGACCATATGAAACCAGAAACAGTTAAACAAGATGAATTATCAAAGAAAGACCTTATGGCAATTTTCGAAAGACTGAAGAGTGTAAAAAAAGCGGAATTACTCTGTGGGTTAACCCTCGATAAAGAAAAGGCTATTGAGTTAGGTTCTGAAGGGTTGATCCAGCAGATTGAACATGTTTTTCAAACAGTTGCCCCGTTATATAAACTGGCTCAAAATATTAAATAA
- a CDS encoding YlaI family protein has product MRVKCVICDKIESIENESLIAKRLRNRPIHTYMCNECSERITEKTNARIETGNFKLFRTKSEKDEW; this is encoded by the coding sequence ATGCGAGTAAAATGTGTAATTTGCGATAAAATTGAATCGATTGAAAATGAATCGTTGATAGCTAAGAGGCTTCGTAATCGCCCCATCCATACATACATGTGTAATGAATGCAGTGAAAGAATTACAGAGAAAACGAATGCCCGAATAGAAACAGGAAACTTTAAATTATTTCGTACCAAATCCGAGAAAGATGAGTGGTAA
- a CDS encoding pyridoxamine 5'-phosphate oxidase family protein, producing MPNQVEQKLIKPLYDELQKERFVTLATVDHETGGPNVSAISWVLAKDENTIYFSVDNRSRILENINKNNMVVINLIANESTYSIQGEAQIKVERLEEVPLKLALVEVAIKEVRDVMFYGSKIVTEVQYDKTYDKNAAQKLDNQVMDAMKKA from the coding sequence ATGCCAAATCAAGTAGAACAAAAATTAATTAAGCCGTTATATGATGAGTTACAAAAAGAACGATTTGTAACGTTAGCAACAGTCGATCATGAAACTGGGGGACCCAATGTAAGTGCAATTTCCTGGGTGTTAGCGAAGGATGAAAATACCATTTATTTTTCTGTAGATAACCGTTCCCGAATATTAGAAAATATTAATAAAAATAACATGGTAGTGATTAACCTCATTGCAAATGAATCTACCTACTCCATTCAAGGGGAAGCACAGATTAAAGTAGAACGACTGGAAGAGGTGCCATTAAAGCTGGCATTGGTTGAAGTTGCTATTAAAGAAGTCAGGGATGTTATGTTTTACGGCTCAAAAATAGTGACAGAAGTACAATATGATAAGACATATGATAAAAATGCAGCTCAAAAATTAGATAATCAGGTTATGGATGCAATGAAAAAAGCTTAG
- a CDS encoding YlaF family protein encodes MNKIKWPMLVYSILAAVCIMGIGIAIGEQSVLGAAFCVLGCFVIMGLGFKTKKKMRENGEL; translated from the coding sequence ATGAATAAGATTAAGTGGCCAATGCTTGTTTATTCTATTCTTGCAGCAGTTTGTATCATGGGAATTGGAATTGCAATTGGAGAACAGAGCGTGTTAGGAGCAGCTTTCTGCGTCCTTGGATGTTTTGTCATTATGGGATTAGGGTTTAAAACAAAAAAGAAAATGAGAGAAAACGGGGAACTATAA
- a CDS encoding nitronate monooxygenase → MNWRTRVTEILNIQYPIIQGGLAYLAYSELAAAVSNAGGLGQITAMSLSHPYQLREEIRKVKQLTNNPFGVNFAIGQHGRPFSDFLQVAIDEKVPVISMTGGNPAPIFEQLKGTQIKTLVLVAARRQAVKAEELGADAVMVVGQEGGGHLGRDDIGTMVLIPQVVDAVSIPVIASGGIGDGRGLMAALSLGAEGIEMGTRFIATKECVHANELYKNRLVEGSESDTVVIKRTLGTPARAIANSWTDKILEIEKSKGDYTDLKDLISGMANKRYIYEGAEDEGFAWAGQVMGLIKDVPPVGELFERMIKEAEEIRAKWGK, encoded by the coding sequence TTGAATTGGCGAACACGGGTTACCGAGATTTTAAACATTCAATATCCAATCATACAAGGCGGCTTAGCCTATTTAGCGTATTCTGAGTTAGCTGCAGCTGTCTCCAATGCCGGGGGGCTTGGTCAGATTACTGCGATGTCCTTGAGTCATCCCTATCAATTGCGTGAGGAAATCCGAAAAGTGAAACAATTAACGAACAATCCATTTGGGGTTAATTTTGCTATTGGTCAACATGGCAGACCGTTTTCAGATTTTTTACAGGTCGCTATTGATGAAAAAGTTCCCGTCATTTCCATGACAGGGGGAAATCCGGCTCCAATTTTTGAACAGTTAAAAGGAACCCAAATAAAAACACTAGTCCTTGTTGCTGCAAGAAGGCAGGCAGTCAAAGCAGAAGAACTAGGTGCAGATGCAGTAATGGTTGTAGGTCAGGAAGGTGGTGGCCACCTTGGCAGGGATGATATTGGGACCATGGTATTAATTCCTCAAGTCGTAGATGCTGTTTCCATTCCTGTAATCGCATCGGGTGGAATTGGAGATGGAAGAGGATTAATGGCAGCGCTTAGTTTAGGTGCAGAGGGAATAGAAATGGGAACAAGATTTATTGCCACAAAGGAATGTGTTCATGCTAATGAACTTTATAAGAATAGGTTAGTAGAAGGCTCAGAATCAGATACGGTTGTCATCAAGAGGACGTTAGGAACACCAGCAAGAGCAATAGCGAATAGTTGGACTGATAAAATACTTGAAATCGAGAAAAGTAAAGGTGACTATACTGATCTAAAGGACTTAATTAGTGGAATGGCGAATAAACGCTATATCTACGAAGGAGCTGAAGATGAGGGGTTTGCTTGGGCTGGCCAAGTAATGGGTTTAATAAAGGATGTGCCTCCTGTAGGAGAGCTGTTTGAGCGAATGATAAAAGAAGCGGAAGAAATTCGTGCAAAGTGGGGAAAATAA
- the typA gene encoding translational GTPase TypA, protein MKIREDIRNIAIIAHVDHGKTTLVDQLLKQSGTFRSNEHVEERAMDSNDLERERGITILAKNTAIQYKDKRINILDTPGHADFGGEVERIMKMVDGVLLIVDAYEGCMPQTRFVLKKALEQNLTPIVVVNKIDRDFARPAEVIDEVIDLFIELEATEDQLEFPVIYASAINGTASTNPEKQDENMQSLYDAIVEYIPAPVDNREDPLQFQVALLDYNDYVGRIGIGRVFRGTMKVGQQVALMKLDGSVKQFRVTKIFGFFGLKRQEIEEAVAGDLIAVSGMEDINVGETVCPVEHQEALPILRIDEPTLQMTFVVNNSPFAGREGKYLTSRKIEERLRAQLQTDVSLRVENTDSPDAWIVSGRGELHLSILIENMRREGYELQVSKPEVIVKVIDGVRCEPVERVQIDVPEEHTGSVMESIGARKGEMIDMVNNGSGQVRLIFNVPARGLIGYTTEFLTMTRGYGIINHTFDSYQPMLSGQVGGRHQGVLVSMESGKASTYGIMQIEDRGTIFVEPGTEIYEGMIVGENTRENDITVNITKMKQATNVRSANKDQTSVIKKPRIMTLEESLEYLNDDEYCEVTPESIRLRKKILDKNERERAAKKKKVAELS, encoded by the coding sequence TTGAAAATAAGAGAAGATATTCGTAATATAGCCATCATTGCTCACGTTGACCACGGGAAAACAACGTTGGTTGACCAATTGTTAAAACAATCTGGAACGTTTCGTAGCAATGAGCATGTGGAAGAACGTGCAATGGACTCCAATGACTTGGAAAGAGAACGTGGAATTACCATTTTGGCAAAAAATACCGCAATTCAATACAAAGATAAAAGAATCAATATTTTAGATACACCAGGACACGCAGATTTTGGCGGTGAAGTTGAACGAATCATGAAAATGGTTGACGGTGTATTGCTTATCGTTGATGCATATGAAGGCTGTATGCCACAAACGCGTTTTGTTCTTAAAAAGGCTTTGGAGCAGAATTTAACTCCAATTGTTGTTGTTAATAAAATTGACCGTGACTTCGCTCGACCAGCAGAGGTAATCGATGAAGTAATCGATTTGTTTATCGAACTTGAAGCAACTGAAGACCAGTTGGAATTCCCGGTTATTTACGCTTCAGCAATTAATGGTACAGCAAGTACCAACCCAGAAAAGCAAGATGAAAATATGCAATCATTGTATGATGCTATCGTTGAATATATCCCTGCCCCAGTTGACAATCGTGAAGATCCATTGCAATTCCAAGTTGCCCTTCTCGATTACAATGATTATGTTGGAAGAATCGGAATCGGTCGTGTTTTCCGCGGTACAATGAAAGTCGGACAACAAGTAGCACTGATGAAATTAGATGGTTCAGTTAAGCAATTCCGTGTGACCAAAATTTTTGGTTTCTTTGGATTAAAACGACAAGAAATAGAAGAAGCAGTTGCCGGCGATTTGATCGCTGTTTCAGGGATGGAAGATATAAATGTTGGTGAAACGGTATGTCCAGTTGAACATCAGGAAGCACTACCAATTCTACGAATCGATGAGCCTACATTACAGATGACTTTTGTTGTAAATAACAGTCCATTTGCAGGTAGAGAAGGTAAGTATCTAACTTCAAGAAAGATTGAAGAAAGATTACGCGCTCAATTGCAAACAGACGTAAGCTTACGTGTTGAAAATACAGATTCACCAGATGCATGGATCGTTTCTGGCCGCGGTGAACTTCACTTATCAATCCTAATTGAAAACATGCGTCGTGAAGGCTACGAGCTCCAAGTTTCAAAACCAGAAGTTATCGTTAAAGTTATTGATGGTGTACGCTGTGAACCAGTTGAAAGAGTACAAATTGATGTACCAGAAGAACATACTGGTTCAGTAATGGAATCCATTGGTGCCCGTAAAGGCGAAATGATAGACATGGTTAACAATGGTTCAGGTCAGGTGCGCTTAATCTTTAACGTACCAGCACGAGGATTAATTGGTTACACAACCGAGTTCTTAACAATGACTCGAGGTTATGGAATTATTAACCATACCTTTGATAGCTACCAGCCAATGTTGTCAGGTCAAGTTGGTGGAAGACACCAAGGTGTACTTGTATCAATGGAATCAGGAAAAGCATCAACATATGGTATCATGCAAATAGAAGACCGCGGAACCATTTTCGTTGAACCAGGTACGGAAATTTACGAGGGGATGATCGTTGGCGAAAACACTCGCGAAAATGACATCACTGTTAATATTACAAAAATGAAACAGGCGACAAATGTTCGTTCAGCTAATAAAGACCAAACGTCTGTTATTAAAAAACCGCGCATCATGACATTAGAAGAGTCATTAGAATATTTAAATGATGACGAATATTGTGAGGTAACTCCAGAATCGATTCGTCTTCGTAAGAAAATTCTTGATAAAAATGAACGTGAAAGAGCGGCTAAAAAGAAAAAGGTTGCTGAATTAAGCTAA
- a CDS encoding YlaN family protein: protein MASEMIVNHQEKALALLQADAEKILKLIKVQMDNLTMPQCPLYEEVLDTQMFGLSREIDFAVRLGLIDVKDGKAILDKLERELSALHDASLRK, encoded by the coding sequence TTGGCGTCTGAAATGATCGTGAATCACCAGGAAAAAGCCTTAGCATTATTGCAGGCTGACGCTGAAAAGATATTGAAGCTTATCAAAGTGCAAATGGACAATCTCACGATGCCTCAATGCCCACTTTATGAAGAGGTGTTGGATACACAAATGTTTGGCCTATCAAGAGAAATAGACTTTGCTGTTCGATTAGGCTTAATAGATGTCAAGGATGGAAAAGCGATTTTAGATAAATTAGAAAGAGAACTATCAGCGCTCCATGATGCATCCTTAAGAAAATAA